The proteins below come from a single Mytilus edulis chromosome 5, xbMytEdul2.2, whole genome shotgun sequence genomic window:
- the LOC139523380 gene encoding chromodomain-helicase-DNA-binding protein 8-like isoform X16, with protein sequence MSDNGMLSLFDTDGGFLEDLATDNGLAGTGSLLDAGGILGQMNPVMNTQPQQPQMFNQQMGGMQTNQFNNMQMQPPNVAQQNQFMTNTFNQQQNQFNTTKLHHFGGQQQQPGTAAHVMVLQQNNQSMAQRAPMQVIRTNMQPSPGFQNYGSMTTANGPRLPNPHQQQIGIQQNMPRMWNPNQNGPSQQAYVQQLPNQQPRLQNIQQIPGNGLQTTYLTQHNYALSKDNNIPQNRYQDGMPSTPNANVFMQGMKSPTGNMRPNVPMSSPNNNLIKNVTNISQSPRPPQQQMMINRTSTFQTQQNINSVNIPNFSSSQQQVQQPFQNSFNLPNIQNVGQINAGSVNVPSSSFQQFTYQQPQQQMPNQNTMASEMQMSQNINDKSSNMIPFQNTSPNQNVQFRPTYTVGTPQRTITPSASPRPTPSPARTPDLNAHTSPNSQGNLNQLVSPTMVSRPNTTPASSPFHVPNRSDANIAVSQAQILTNSFGNISNTNTVSVNNQSNTLPNQLVSVSVGQTNLNSMGQMSPSVGQVKNVNVEIYQLQQQIQQLHNQPQTQQTQQQMLDLQERVRTLRAQQELNSQRQKQQAAQSFPTYQIQNQQMQPSPQRPAIIQVQQPQLQPRQQIVQIQQPFPNQQQPIQQQQMQPQGQRILLVSNNMAGQPQRFLQTMSQAPGQQFVQQPQQKVVLIQQQQAQPGQQIRLIAQGQPQNQMPPSSMAMGSGNVPMSVVQIQLPQKTDILPKLEDDEEGGDKSVQKVKAQEKANQIVAEAVAKAQAAGNTQIPKVMTPPPIPSTVGDAEAPGSEEDGKKKSAKKRPKKKGKASKDKKEFDDDGESKEKKSKVERPKSVKKKKKPPATFLKSKKRKRNGSSDGSDVEIKITPPPSPENDEDSGIQKRRSARNTKRKKYLDEVDLNLSDDDTLDVDTEAAVSDTVNATGGAVTKPVPFLSSVETTVAVPLEEESMVVEKILGARMRKLDKDIDVVNDDEEAQPEEEVEEYFVKYKNFSYLHCEWKTITELERDKRIHMKLKRFRAKREHLDLFETVDEDELFNPDYVEVDRVMEVSVTSDPVTEEEVTHFLVKWRGLPYEDSTWELQQDVDPEKVKLFYKFRDPPPEEDREVPARPSRDEWVQIPETKTYKGGNTLREYQLEGVNWLTFNWYKHQNCILADEMGLGKTIQSITFLHEIVEYGIKGPFLVVVPLSTLGNWQREFETWTDMNAIVYHGSNTSKFMLQEYEMFYKDEERQRIPDLTKFTVLVTTFEIIISDCELLSSIDWRCLIIDEAHRLKNKKCKLMEGLRYVDCEHRVLLTGTPLQNNVEELFSLLNFLEPEQFNSSQTFLAEFGNLRTDDQVDKLKALLKPMMLRRLKEDVETSLAAKEETIIEVELTNIQKKYYRAILERNFTFLSKGSTTSANVPNLLNTMMELRKCCNHPYLVKGAEDMIIRETKEKENKPELDMFDIHRLMVQSSGKLVLMDKLLPKLKQGGHKVLIFSQMIKVLDILEDYLIQRRYLYERLDGRITGIMRQEAIDRFSKPDSDRFVFLLCTRAGGLGINLTAADTVIIYDSDWNPQNDLQAQARCHRIGQSKAVKVYRLITRNSYEREMFDRASLKLGLDKAVLQSMGGDKAANPREQLTKKEIEELLRKGAYGALMDDDKAGDDFCEEDIDQILQRRTQVIQIESEGKGSTFSKASFTMSENRDDIDINDPNFWQKWAKKADVNADEDKNELIVEVPRQRKQTARYGNDEAALEMSELESSSDDEEGGGNDEDGEGKGRGRGKKGKKGRRGRGRDSDDDFDARGAAGEMYSRSDCFKVEKNLLVYGWGRWTDIVSHGRFKRILAAKDVETIARALLMYSLKVYKGDEKIKEFIWDLISPANDGSLKNHSGLSAPVPRGRKGKNKPTKKEKESEHEIEMAKYHIDPESVLKDTGYKRHLHRHANKVLLRVRLLYYLREEIIGHAADKINKGLDVSEIDIPRANVEGDPPTLWWDGLSDRSLLIGVFKHGYEKYNRMRNDPLLCFLSRCGPPAGAALAAEQNDDDDDDMDDTKGNISTLKDEDEDTCTSVISNQDSNMAKETPNVTTEGGDDDGEKLPWPTMSDLNTRLRRIITSFQRSHKRQMLKDAQRAKRMERRERYDVVSRYKDEEKIQYQQSFFGCWDSHWTRREESDFYRIISTFGVEFDLFTGRYKWDRFRTLARLEKKHDDTLTEYFQAFYHMCMRVCKKFKNDDDALPPNNIYVEPISEERASRSLARIDLLNKIRTETLAHPKFDERVKLCQTSYDLPSWWICGKHDKDLLRGAARHGVVRTDEFILNDPALSFKDVFRNKRPYVNSPHFMQSPGASQTPVKVKNKEEETELEIKAMIEKIKRESNKDKPESDPQDVKKEQTSPDKKSDDLEHDLDKDMKKEVNSPDKKTNDSEQDEEEENRTSSPDSNKELKKDIKTEVKVESESDIKEEANSDQDCQEKSEDLSVVKKSVVDNDDDEATDIEHDVSDNETTNDTEVKSEDQNDSEKSPVKVKSEKSPEKVKSPGDIKTEDEEKDSEDLYTEVKKEKVKEEDSEKFTKEDVELQKLINEEDNLDPRLSAIPADFLQWPKDRVIFHRLEHICYCVETGEWPFPKRMSNIPMNYDSRSATPLGSSTPRDDQDLSQSDAGDSVYDGIKVNTGDGLKMTFHKRNAKEQKFDGRMAHLLNQSAAGSSDNDSQSESLTPRSQVPGHSPRHSPHHYFFSQMEHALMFPGSRQRRGRKRKAEKMAELAMQEALARREHSKNVVGHDPESRVPVINLEDGSRLSGDEAPQKKDLEKWLDEHPGYMIADCEEDFYDDIPRRGRKSRLDPSMIDPMMMTGEENVSVVNRITGKKITGAKAPPLKYLTEWLEQNPLYDVDSKWSDIVRSKVNLPKSLQSRVVTPSRGRKPKDTLSSSMMGSDIPFSAASLAGLSGFHSPGLMSMSGLPKLPLGMPFGALPNFGLGNPLLGMAGYLPGLTASHSKDTESSSKDRKSPKCKESSKSESKSPSIPHPSFPFMYNPMLLNPLFAAQAQSLGFSLPTSLPTSFGALAHSGLMNGSTADSDLEEGEIKRFSQKERRGSSSGLQDAPQDLSVKAKHHHEGGSKHRREKKHSSHSSDHHDKSSSASKQYSASIQQDEPTDLSMKSKPSTPDSAKSKPKIQSSFKLSKIVDTLKDKVNKMEDRSRKDRKSKLDSILNKLVEDKELGGQDRKSVDEDGSVDLSIGSDTKCDDISKDEEDKC encoded by the exons ATGTCAGATAATGGAATGCTTAGTTTATTTGATACTGATGGAGGCTTTCTTGAAGATTTGGCCACAGATAATGGTTTGGCAGGGACTGGATCGTTGTTGGATGCAGGTGGAATTTTGGGTCAAATGAACCCAGTAATGAATACTCAGCCACAACAGCCACAAATGTTTAATCAGCAAATGGGTGGCATGCAGACAAACCAATTCAACAACATGCAGATGCAGCCTCCAAATGTTGCTCAGCAAAATCAGTTCATGACAAATACTTTTAATCAACAACAGAATCAATTTAATACCACCAAACTACATCATTTTGGTGGTCAACAACAGCAGCCAGGAACTGCTGCTCATGTCATGGTTCTTCAACAAAACAACCAATCTATGGCACAACGGGCACCGATGCAGGTTATTCGCACGAACATGCAACCGTCACCTGGATTTCAAAATTATGGAAGCATGACCACTGCTAACGGTCCACGGTTGCCAAACCCACATCAGCAACAAATTGGAATACAACAGAACATGCCAAGAATGTGGAACCCTAACCAGAATGGACCTAGTCAACAAGCTTATGTACAACAACTGCCAAATCAACAGCCCAGATTGCAAAACATACAGCAAATACCAGGGAATGGCTTACAGACAACCTACCTCACTCAACACAACTATGCCTTATCTAAAGATAATAATATCCCACAGAATCGATACCAAGACGGTATGCCCTCAACACCTAATGCAAATGTGTTTATGCAAGGAATGAAGTCCCCGACAGGTAACATGAGACCAAATGTGCCAATGTCCAGTccaaacaataatttgataaaaaatgtaaCCAATATAAGTCAGAGTCCTAGGCCTCCTCAGCAGCAAATGATGATTAATAGGACTTCGACATTCCAGACCCAACAAAATATTAACTCTGTAAATATACCAAACTTCAGCTCTAGTCAACAACAAGTTCAACAGCCGTTCCAAAACAGTTTCAATCTACCAAATATTCAAAATGTAGGACAGATAAATGCAGGTAGTGTAAATGTTCCAAGTTCGTCTTTCCAGCAGTTCACATATCAACAGCCACAGCAGCAAATGCCAAATCAAAATACAATGGCAAGTGAAATGCAAATGTCTCAAAATATTAATGATAAATCGTCAAATATGATTCCATTCCAAAATACTAGTCCCAACCAGAATGTACAGTTCAGACCAACATACACAGTTGGTACACCTCAGAGGACAATAACGCCATCAGCTTCTCCTAGACCAACCCCTTCTCCAGCTCGCACGCCTGATTTGAATGCTCACACTTCTCCAAATTCTCAGGGAAATTTAAATCAACTTGTCTCACCTACGATGGTCTCTAGACCCAACACAACACCTGCATCTAGTCCGTTCCATGTACCAAACAGGTCTGATGCTAATATTGCAGTTAGTCAGGCACAGATTCTTACAAATTCGTTTGGAAATATAAGCAATACAAATACGGTATCTGTAAATAATCAGAGCAATACATTACCAAATCAGCTTGTGTCTGTGAGTGTAGGTCAAACTAATTTAAATAGTATGGGACAGATGAGTCCAAGTGTTGGACAAGTCAAAAATGTAAACGTAGAAATCTATCAGCTCCAGCAACAAATTCAACAGCTGCATAATCAGCCTCAGACACAACAAACTCAGCAACAAATGTTAGACTTGCAAGAACGTGTTAGGACATTAAGAGCACAGCAAGAACTGAACAGTCAACGTCAAAAACAGCAGGCCGCACAATCATTTCCAACTTATCAGATTCAAAATCAGCAAATGCAACCAAGTCCTCAGAGACCAGCTATAATTCAAGTTCAACAGCCCCAGTTGCAACCAAGACAACAAATTGTTCAGATTCAGCAGCCATTTCCAAACCAGCAGCAACCCATTCAACAACAACAAATGCAGCCTCAAGGACAGAGAATTCTACTTGTATCCAATAACATGGCAGGTCAGCCTCAAAGATTCCTGCAAACCATGTCACAGGCTCCTGGTCAACAGTTTGTTCAACAACCACAACAAAAGGTTGTATTGATTCAG CAGCAACAAGCACAGCCTGGTCAGCAGATCAGATTGATTGCCCAAGGACAACCACAGAATCAGATGCCGCCATCATCTATGGCCATGGGAAGTGGTAATGTTCCAATGTCTGTTGTACAGATCCAGTTACCACAGAAAACAGACATCCTACCTAAACTTGAAGATGACGAAGAAGGGGGAGACAAATCAGTACAGAAAGTGAAAGCACAAGAGAAAGCAAATCAAATTGTGGCAGAAGCTGTGGCCAAAGCTCAGGCTGCCGGAAATACACAGATTCCAAAGGTGATGACGCCACCACCGATTCCCTCAACTGTTGGGGATGCTGAAGCACCTGGTAGTGAGGAGGATGGTAAGAAAAAGTCAGCAAAGAAAAGACCGAAGAAAAAAGGAAAAGCATCAAAGGATAAGAAAGAATTTGATGATGATGGTGAATCAAAGGAAAAGAAATCGAAAGTAGAGAGGCCAAAGTCtgtcaagaaaaagaaaaa acCACCAGCAACATTCTTGAAAAGCAAGAAAAGGAAGCGAAATGGATCTTCAGATGGATCAGATGTGGAAATTAAAATTACACCGCCACCGTCACCTGAAAATGATGAAGATAGTGGTATACAG aaaagaagatCAGCTAGAAATACCAAGAGAAAGAAATATCTTGATGAAGTTGACCTGAACCTTTCAGATGATGATACTTTAGATGTAGATACTGAGGCGGCAGTTAGTGATACTGTTAATGCCACAGGAGGAGCTGTAACTAAACCGGTACCTTTTCTGTCGTCTGTG GAGACAACTGTTGCTGTACCTCTAGAAGAAGAATCAATGGTTGTTGAGAAAATTCTTGGCGCGAGGATGAGAAAGCTTGATAAAGAT attgatGTGGTCAATGATGATGAAGAAGCTCAACCTGAGGAAGAAGTGGAAGAATACTTTGTCAAATACAAAAACTT ctCATACTTGCATTGTGAATGGAAAACAATAACAGAACTAGAAAGAGACAAAAGAATTCACATGAAACTGAAAAGATTTAGGGCTAAAAGGGAGCATTTGGATCTTTTTGAAACg GTGGATGAGGATGAATTATTCAATCCAGATTATGTAGAGGTTGACCGTGTGATGGAAGTTTCTGTAACGTCTGATCCAGTAACAGAGGAAGAGGTGACTCACTTCCTTGTAAAATGGCGAGGTCTGCCGTATGAGGACAGTACTTGGGAACTACAGCAAGATGTTGATCCAGAAAaagttaaattgttttataaattcaGAGATCCTCCACCTGAGGAAGACCGAGAG GTTCCTGCTAGACCTAGCAGAGATGAATGGGTACAAATTCCAGAAACTAAAACCTACAAAGGAGGTAACACTTTGAGGGAATATCAATTGGAAGGTGTAAATTGGTTGACATTCAACTGGTATAAACA TCAAAACTGTATATTAGCTGACGAGATGGGTCTGGGTAAGACCATCCAGAGTATAACATTCCTACATGAGATTGTAGAATATGGAATAAAGGGACCATTTCTAGTGGTTGTACCACTGTCAACTCTGGGTAACTGGCAGAGAGAATTTGAGACTTGGACTGATATGAATGCTATTGTATATCATGGAAG TAACACCAGTAAATTTATGTTACaagaatatgaaatgttttacaaAGATGAAGAAAGACAAAGAATACCAGACTTGACTAAATTCACTGTGTTAGTTACAACATTTGAGATTATTATATCTGACTGTGAATTATTAAGTTCTATAGACTGGCGATGTTTAATTATTGACGAAGCACACaggctgaaaaataaaaagtgtaaatTAATGGAAGGATTAAGATATGTGGATTGT GAACATCGAGTGTTACTGACAGGAACTCCCCTACAAAACAATGTTGAGGAATTATTCAGTTTACTCAACTTTCTAGAACCTGAACAATTTAATTCTTCACAAACATTCTTAGCAGAGTTTGGCAATTTAAGAACTGATGATCAAGTCGACAAGTTAAAAGCACTTCTGAAACCTATGATGCTTAGGCGATTAAAAGAAGATGTAGAAACCTCTCTAGCAGCAAAGGAAGAAACAATTATTGAAGTGGAATTGACTAACATACAAAAGAAATATTATCGTGCTATTCTTGAAAggaattttacttttttgtctAAAGGTTCGACTACCTCTGCTAATGTACCAAATCTTCTAAATACAATGATGGAGTTGAGGAAGTGTTGTAATCATCCCTATCTAGTCAAAG GTGCTGAAGACATGATCATAAGGGAAACTAAAGAAAAGGAAAATAAACCAGAATTGGATATGTTTGATATACATAGATTAATGGTGCAATCCTCTGGAAAACTTGTACTAATGGACAAACTTTTACCAAAGCTTAAACAAGGTGGACATAAAGTGCTGATATTCTCTCAAATGATAAAAGTGCTAGATATTTTAGAGGATTATTTGATTCAAAGAAG gtatttatatgaaagattaGATGGTAGAATTACTGGTATAATGAGACAGGAAGCCATTGACAGATTCTCTAAGCCTGATTCAGATAGATTTGTATTCTTACTATGTACAAGAGCTGGTGGTTTAGGTATTAATCTGACTGCAGCTGATACTGTTATTATCTATGACTCGGACTGGAACCCACAGAATGACTTGCAG GCCCAAGCTAGATGTCACAGAATTGGACAGAGCAAAGCTGTGAAGGTGTACAGATTAATCACCAGGAATTCCTACGAGAGAGAAATGTTTGACAGAGCTTCTCTCAAGTTGGGTTTAGACAAGGCTGTGTTGCAATCTATGGGAGGAGATAAGGCTGCTAATCCT agggaacagttaacaaaaaaagaaatagaagAACTATTGAGAAAAGGAGCTTATGGTGCTTTAATGGATGATGACAAAGCTGGAGACGATTTCTGTGAGGAAGATATCGACCAGATTCTACAGAGGAGAACCCAGGTTATACAGATAGAATCAGAAGGCAAAGGATCCACTTTCTCCAAA GCAAGTTTTACCATGAGTGAGAACAGAGATGACATTGACATCAATGATCCAAACTTCTGGCAAAAATGGGCAAAGAAGGCAGATGTGAATGCAGATGAGGACAAG AATGAGCTGATAGTTGAGGTGCCAAGACAGAGGAAACAAACTGCTCGTTACGGAAATGATGAGGCAGCCCTGGAAATGTCTGAATTAGAATCCTCGTCAGATGATGAAGAGGGAGGTGGAAATGATGAAGATGGCGAAGGAAAGGGGCGTGGTAGAGGAAAGAAGGGCAAGAAAGGTCGGCGTGGTAGGGGCAGAGATTCAGATGATGATTTTGATGCTCGTGGTGCAGCAGGAGAGATGTATTCAAGATCAGATTGTTTCAAAGTGGAGAAGAATCTCTTAGTTTATGG atggGGAAGATGGACAGATATTGTTAGTCATGGCAGGTTCAAGAGAATACTAGCAGCTAAGGATGTTGAAACAATTGCAAGAGCTTTG CTTATGTATTCATTGAAAGTTTACAAAGGAGATGAGAAGATCAAAGAATTTATATGGGATTTAATATCTCCTGCAAATGATGGTTCCTTGAAGAATCATTCAG gtTTATCTGCACCAGTTCCTAgaggaagaaaaggtaaaaataaaCCAACAAAGAAAGAGAAGGAGTCAGAACATGAAATAGAAATGGCTAAATATCACATAGATCCCGAGTCTGTTCTCAAAGACACTGGTTACAAAAGACATCTGCATCGCCATGCCAACAA AGTATTATTGAGAGTTAGACTGCTGTATTACCTTAGAGAAGAAATCATTGGTCATGCTGCAGACAAAATAAACAAAGGACTTGATGTCAG tGAAATAGATATACCAAGAGCAAATGTAGAAGGGGATCCCCCAACTTTATGGTGGGATGGATTATCTGACAGATCCTTGTTGATTGGTGTATTTAAACATG GCTATGAGAAGTACAATCGAATGAGAAATGATCCTTTGTTGTGTTTCCTGTCACGCTGTGGACCTCCAGCTGGGGCTGCTCTGGCTGCAGAACAAAATGATGATGATGA TGACGACATGGATGATACTAAGGGTAATATAAGTACATTGAAGGACGAGGATGAAGACACATGTACCTCTGTGATCTCTAATCAGGACAGTAACATGGCTAAGGAGACACCTAATGTTACAACTGAAGGAGGAGATGATGATGGGGAGAAGTTACCATGGCCTACCATGTCTGATCTTAATACCAGACTCAGGAGAATTATCACCAGCTTCCAACGTAGTCATAAAAGACAAATGTTGAAGGATGCACAAAGGGCAAAG agaATGGAAAGAAGAGAGAGATATGATGTAGTAAGCAGATACAAGGATGAAGAGAAAATTCAATATCAACAAAG TTTTTTTGGATGTTGGGACAG TCACTGGACGCGGAGAGAGGAGTCTGATTTCTATCGTATTATATCTACGTTTGGAGTGGAATTTGATCTGTTTACAGGCAGATATAAGTGGGATAGATTCAGGACATTAGCTAGGTTGGAGAAGAAACATGATGACACTTTAACAGAATATTTCCAAGCATTTTACCACATGTGCATGCGAGTCTGCAAGAAATTCAAAAATGATGATGATG CACTGCCTCCAAACAATATATATGTGGAACCAATATCTGAAGAGAGAGCTAGTCGTAGTCTTGCCAGAATTGATCTCCTGAATAAAATACGAACTGAAACTTTGGCACATCCTAAATTTGATGAGCGTGTCAAGTTATGTCAAACGTCCTATGATCTTCCATCATGGTGGATTTGTGGCAAACATGACAAAGATCTACTCAGAGGAGCTGCTAG gCATGGTGTAGTGCGCACTGATGAATTTATACTTAATGACCCAGCATTGTCTTTCAAAGATGTGTTCAGGAATAAACGTCCATATGTAAATTCCCCTCATTTTATGCAGTCACCTGGTGCCAGCCAGACACCAGTCAAAGTTAAAA ATAAGGAAGAAGAAACTGAATTGGAAATAAAAGCAATGATAGAGAAAATCAAAAGGGAGTCTAATAAAGATAAACCAGAAAGTGATCCTCAAGATGTGAAAAAGGAACAAACATCTCCTGATAAAAAGTCTGATGATCTTGAACATGACTTAGACAAAGACATGAAAAAGGAAGTGAATTCTCCTGATAAAAAAACTAACGACAGTGAACAAGATGAAGAGGAGGAAAATAGAACTAGTAGTCCTGATAGtaataaagaactgaagaaggaTATCAAAACTGAAGTGAAAGTAGAAAGTGAAAGTGACATAAAAGAGGAAGCCAATTCTGACCAAGATTGTCAAGAAAAGAGTGAAGATTTGTCTGTAGTTAAGAAATCTGTTGtagataatgatgatgatgaagcTACTGATATTGAACATGATGTTTCTGATAATGAAACTACTAACGACACTGAAGTCAAATCTGAGGATCAAAATGATAGTGAGAAATCTCCAGTGAAAGTCAAATCAGAAAAATCTCCAGAAAAAGTTAAGTCTCCTGGAGACATTAAAACAGAGGATGAAGAAAAGGATTCGGAAGATCTATATACagaagtaaaaaaagaaaaagtgaaaGAGGAAGATAGTGAAAAGTTCaccaaagaagatgtg GAGTTACAGAAGCTTATAAATGAAGAAGATAATTTAGATCCCAGATTGTCAGCCATTCCAGCAGATTTTCTACAGTGGCCAAAG GACAGGGTAATCTTCCATCGTCTAGAACATATATGTTACTGTGTTGAGACTGGAGAATGGCCATTCCCAAAGAGGATGTCGAACATTCCTATGAACTATGACTCCAGAAGTGCCACGCCCCTCGGATCATCGACACCCAGAGATGACCAAGATCTGAGCCAATCAGATGCTGGGGATTCTGTCTATGATGGGATCAAGGTGAACACG GGTGATGGATTAAAAATGACATTCCACAAACGCAATGCTAAAGAACAAAAATTTGATG GTCGAATGGCCCATCTGTTGAATCAGTCTGCAGCAGGCTCTAGTGATAACGACAGTCAGTCTGAATCTCTGACACCACGATCTCAGGTACCCGGACATTCCCCACGACATTCACCTCATCATTATTTCTTCTCACAG ATGGAACATGCTTTGATGTTCCCAGGCAGCAGACAACGGAGGGGACGGAAAAGGAAAGCTGAGAAGATGGCTGAACTTGCTATGCAAGAGGCTCTTGCAAGAAGGGAACACTCAAAGAATGTAGTTGGACATGATCCTG AATCCCGAGTACCTGTGATAAATCTGGAAGATGGCAGCCGATTGTCAGGTGATGAAGCTCCACAGAAGAAAGATTTAGAGAAATGGTTGGACGAACATCCTGGATACATGATAGCTGATTGTGAAGAGGATTTTTATGAT GATATACCAAGACGTGGCAGAAAGTCTCGTCTAGATCCATCTATGATTGATCCTATGATGATGACTGGTGAAGAAAATGTCTCCGTTGTAAATAGAATCACAGGCAAAAAG ATTACTGGTGCCAAAGCCCCACCATTGAAGTATTTAACAGAATGGTTAGAACAAAATCCCCTTTATGATGTAGATTCCAAATGGTCTGATATTGTTCGTAGTAAG GTTAATTTACCAAAGTCATTACAGAGTCGTGTTGTGACACCCAGCAGAGGCAGGAAACCAAAGGACACTTTATCATCGTCAATGATGGGTTCAGACATTCCATTCAGTGCTGCATCATTAGCTGGGCTATCAGGATTCCATAGTCCTGGTCTAATGTCTATGTCTGGATTACCAAAACTACC